The sequence CCGTTGAGGAAGATCAGCGCCCGGTAGCGGCCACCCGAGCGCGGGACCGCCGGGTCGCCGATGGTCAGGCCCAGTGAAGCGTCGTGCCCCTTCGGCACGGCGAGGGTGAAGTCCGTGCGGTACCACGTGGTCCCGGGGGCCGCGGTGGCGGCGGGGACCTGGCCCGCCGCCCACCCCGCGTCGGAGTGGCGGGGCAGGGTCCAGCCGGCCAGCTCGCCGTCGAGGCCGCCGTTGTTCAGCGGGCCCCGCACCGGATCCGGGACGCCGCCGCGGATCTTCCACGCGACGCCGGCGAGCGACGCCGAGATCAGCCCGCGGCCTTCCTTGTGGGCGTCGTTGACGCCGCCGTCCTCGTTGTGCCCGTTGTTCCGCACCATCACCGACAGGACGTGGTCGCCGTCGCCGCGCAGGTCGGCGGGCACGGTGAAGGTCGCGGTGCCGGTCGTCGGCGGGGCGGCGAGCGCGCTGGGCAGCACGTGCTGGCCGAGATAGCGCCCGTCCAGCCACGCCTGCAGCATCCCGGCGCCGCCTCCGCCGTAGCCGAGGCTCAGCGACTCCGGGACCGCGCCGCCGAAGTGCCCGCGGTACCAGACGTCGCCGGTGTGGAAGCCGTAGTCGTCCGCGGTGAGTGCCGGTTTGTCCACAGTGGTCCAGGCCGTGTCGTCGTAGGCGGCCGCGGCCTCGGGCGAGCCCGGGGCCTGCTTCCAGCCGGTCAGCGCGGGCAGCTTCACCGCGTCCGGGCCGGGGAGCTGTGCCGTCGCCAGCAGGCTCGACGACGACGTCCGCCGCGCCGGGACCGGCCGTCCATTCCACGAGACCCGCGTGCCCGGGCCCCACACTTCGAGGTCGCCGGCCTGGGCGGTGTCGCCGGTCAGCGCGAGCACGTTCCCGTCGAGGCGGGCCGTCCGCAGCAACGCCGGTCCGCGGACCAGGGCGGGACCCTGCCGCCAGAACGTGTCCGCGGTGGCGTCGTCGGCGAGCAGCAGGGTGACCGGTGGCCGGCCGGCGCCGGACACCCGGACCCGGGCCAGTCCGTTGTGGACGTAGTTCAGCCGCAGGTCGCCGCGCGCCGCGTCCCAAGTGGACGTGACGTCGCCCGCCAGCACCTCGACCTTCGGTTCCTGGGCGTAGCGCAGCGTCGTTTCGCCGTCCTCGCCCGGACGTCCGTGCAGCAGCGCCGTTCCGCCGGTGGCGGTCATGATCTCCGATGTCGAGTACACCAGGTGCTGGCCCGCCAGCTCGAAGTTCGCCACCAGCTGCTTGGCGTCCTGACCGCGCACCCGCAGCGTGCCCGCCTGAGGCACCGTGTAGGAACCGTCCGGTGTGGACAGCGGGAAGGTGAACACGTCGTCCGTGGTGTTCTTCGAGGGGTTGTGCATCGGCACGTAGAAGTGCGTCAGCGTGTCCGGGTTGACGTTGTGGTACACCTTCACCGCGGCCGACGACGGCGTGACGGCCGCCGCCTTGTCCTGCTTGGTGATCGGCGGCACGGCCTGCAGGAAGTAGCCCAGTTCCTTCATCGTGGACGCCTTGGGCCGCAGCTGCCGGGCTTCGTCGATGGCCGCGCCGTAGTCGTAGGAGCTGTAGACCACCGGCGCCGGCAGCCAGCCCCACGACGTGCCGCCGAAGGTCATGTAGAAGTTCTGGACGGTGAGCCCGTTCGCGATGTTGGTGCCGTAGAAGACGCGCTCGTAGCCCGGCCCCTGGCGGACGGCGGTGCACGGGTAGGTGCCGTTGCTGCCCCAGTAGTCGAACCAGCCGCCGCCGAACTCGGCGGTGAAGCCGGGGGTGTTCGGGGACGCGCTCGCGCCGCCCTTCGCCCCGCCCGGACCGTACAAACCCCAGTCCGGCGCGGTGTTCGGCGAGCCGGGCGTCGCGTCGGGGCGGCAGGTGCCGCCGGGGTAGGTGTCCCACGCGTAGAGGTCGACCTTGCCGGGCAGGGTCCCCGGCACGCCGGAGTCCGGCGGCACCCAGATCCCGTTGCGGCCCTTGTCGTTGTGGAAGATCGGGACGGTGATGCCGTCCGCGCGCACCTTGTCGTAGAGGTGGGCGATGTAGTTGCGCTGGCTCTCGCCGGTGGCGGCCAGCTCGTTCTCGATCTGGTAGAGGATCACCGGGCCGCGGCCGTCGACGTACTGGTGCCGCGCGATGACGCGGTCGATCGCGGTCAGCCACTCGTCGGCCGCGGCGAGGTAGTCGGGGGCATCGCTGCGGGCGGTGCCCGCCTGGGTGGTCAGCCAGCCGGGGAAGCCGCCGCCGGTGACCTCGGCGTTGATGTACGGGCCGGGTCGCGCGATCACGTGGAGCCCCGCCTCCCGGGCGAGGTCGAGCACCTTGTCCATGTCCCGGACGCCGGTGAAGTCGTACACCCCCGGCGCGGGGGAGTGGTAGTTCCAGTCGAAGTAGATCGACACGGCGGTGTAACCGGTCGCCTTCATCTTCTGCAGCACGTCACGCCACAGATCCGGGCTGGGCAGCCGGAACGGGTGGAACTCCCCGGACCAGACGAACTCCCGCCGCCCGTCGAGCAGCATCGAATACTTGTCGAAGGTGATCCGGTGCTTCGGCGCGGCCGTGGCGGCGGGCGCGGTGCTCAGCCCGGCCGCCGTGGCGAGGACGAGGAACAGGGTGAGCAGACGGCGCATCGTCAGTGCCTTCCGGGACGCAGGAACCGCGCGAGCGGCAAGCGGGCATCGGCGACGGCGCCCGCCACCAGCGCGGCGAACCGCTCGGCGCCGTACCGGCTGAGGTGGGTCGCGTCGTCGACGCCGTCGTGCGCGAGGGTCAGGTAGAGCGGCCAAGAACCGGCTTCCCCCAGGCTTTCGAGGAGCGCCTGGCTGCGGGCGGTCAGGTCGAGCAGCGGGATCCCTTCCTGCCGGGCGACGTCCCGCATGACGGCGGGCAGGTCGACGCCCAGGTTGTTGACCACGAGGCCGAGCGGGGTGAGCTTCCCGTCCGCGCCGAACCGGTGCCGCACGGGTGGCGTGACGAGCACCGCGGCCCCGCCCTGCCGCCGGACGCCGTCGACGAGGGTGGCGAGGTTGGCCCGGTAGTCGGCTTCGGTCGTCTGCTTGTCGTTGTGCGCCAGCTGGATCAGCGCGGTGTCGCCGGGCCGGATCATCGGGCGGACGCGCGGGAAGTAGCGGGGATCGGCGAGGTAGCTGACCGTGCCGGCGCCGGACTGGGCGTAGTTCCGCACGCTCGGCCCGGCGCGGAAGAACGCCGGCAGCGCCTGGGCCCAGCCGTTCTTCGGCGGGTTCGCCCAGTCCGCGGCGGTGGAGTCGCTGAGGACGAAGACCCGCGGGGCCCGCGGCCGGGGTGTCACCGCGATCCGGGCCGGCCGCGGCGCCGAGCCGGTGAGCCGGACCTGAAGCCCGGCCGTCCCCGGGCCCTCCTCGCCGCTCGGCATGGCCTCCGGCGTGCGCACCTCGACGGTGACCGAGCGCCGCCCGGCCGGCCCCGGCGCCAGCGCGATCCGCCGGGCCTCGACGTCGATCCCGGTGCCGTCGGCCAGGAGCGCGTCGATCTCGTAGTCGCCCGGGGGTACGTCGAAGGAACACGAGCCCGGGCACACCGTCCAGTGCGGTGCGGCGGCCGCGGGCGACGCGCCCAAAGCGAGTGCGGCGGCCAGCAGCGGGGCCAGTACCTTCACGGCGCCTCCTCCGGGGCGATGGCCAGCAGCGCGATGATCGCCAGGTTCCGCTGGGCGAAGTCGTTGGTCGCGAAGCCGCCGGGGATCTCCGTCACCGGGCTCGCCACCGCGGTGCCGCCGACTCGTTCCGCGGGCGGCCACGGCTTCCCGGCGGGATCGCTCGTGAACTGCTCCCAGCCGCGCCGGCGCAGGCTCGCGTCACCGAGCTGCTCGCCCGCCCACGCCGTGACGCGCGAGTAGATCGTCTTGAACAGTCCCGGGTTGAAGTCGCGGCCGTAGCGGGCGATCTTCTCCGCCGCCGGGGCCTGGGCGTACCGGGCGAAGTCCAGGTAGGTCCGGCGGAACTCCGGGACGTCGGCCAGATCCAGGGCCTCCCACAGGATCTGCTCGCCGAGGAACGCCATCGCGAGGTTGTAGCCGCCGTCGAAGTCGCCCTTGCCGAAGTTCACCAGGTGGCCGGTCGCCGGGTCGAAGCCGATCGCGCCGCCCGCCTCGCCGGTGAACAGCCCGGCGGGGAACGCGGCGATGTCCCGCATGCCGGTGACGATCCGGTCGCGCCAGCGGACGTCGCCGGTGCGTTCCCATTCGGCCAGCCAGTTGCTCACCAGCGCGTACCAGTCCGGCCCGATCCGCAGCCGGGCGGGCGCGATCGTCTGGGGCGGCAGGACTTCGCGCAGCGGGTCGACCGTGCGCAACGTCTCGTCGGCCTGGAGCGACGACCGGATGAGCTCGCCCAACAACTCGTCGGCGGTGAGGTAGTAGGAGAAGCGTTTCGTGAACGACTCGCCGACCCTCGCTTCCTTGGCGCCGTCGCCCCAGTGCACGACAGCGTGGCGCGAGCCGAGCCCGGCGAACCGCCCGGCGTGGTGGGTGTCCACTTCGGACACGTGCCGGGTCATCGCGTGCGCGAGCCGGAAGGTCCGCGGGTCGCCCGAACGCAGGAAGGCGTACCAGAGCAGGGCGTCGGTGCCGAGTTCGGCGTTGTCCCAGGCGTACCCGCCGACGTCGTAACGCCACTCGTGGCGGTCGGCGTCGTAGGTGTGCATGACGTCGCCGTGGTGCCAGAACCCGGCCCATTCGCGCTCTTCGACTTGATCGGCGTAGAAAGCGATTTCCCGCGCGATCCCGTCTTCCAGGGCGGCGCGGGCGGGTGTGCTGCGATCGGGGAGGCTCCAGTGGCCGAACACCCCGGCCGCGTGGTAGGTCTCGGGCCGCGCGACGAGCTGTGGTGGCGCGGTCAACGCCGTCGAGAACGCCGGGATCGCGTCCCGGGACGGCGTGGCTTCCAGCGCCCACAACCGCAGCTCCGTGGACCGCACCATGCCCTGCGGCGTTGCGAAACCGGCTTGGACGTCTTCGTAGGACAGGTCGAGACCGTGCGCGACGGTGTCGTAGGTGCGCAGGTCCATCGCGGGCCCCAGCGGGGAGTACGACCAGAGCGTCACCGACGCCGTGTCCGTGGCGGCCCCGCGGATGTCGAGCGAACGCGGGGCGCGCTGCCAGAAGTCGCGCAGCCCGAAGCCGAGGCCGCCGCCGGTCCCGCCGACGTAGCCGAAGCCGGACGCGCGGTCGCCGCGGCCGGCGTGCCGCAGCCAGCTTCCTCCGGAGCCGGTGCGCTTCCAGACGGCGAAGTGCCGGGCGGACTCCTGGACCAGCGTGAAGTCGTTCCACAGCGCGAGGTTCCGGTAGCCGTCCCGGACCTGCCGGCCCCACTCCGCGAGCGGCGGGGTGGCGGTACCGGCCGTCTGCGCTGCCCGGACCGCCGCGCCGGGGTCGCGGCGCAGTCCGGTGAGCACCCGCACGGGTTCGCCCCACACGCCGCTCGTGGCGGTGCCGAAGCGGACGTGCCGGTCGTGGGCTTCACCGGTCAGCGGAACCGAAAACCGCAGGCCCAGCCCGCGGACGAAGACGTGGTTCTCGTCGGCGTCCCACCGGAAGCTGTGCACGACACGCACGGAGCCGCCGGTGGTGAGGGAGATCCGCATCGACCACGGGAGCATCGTGCGGGGGCCGAGCCGGTAGCGGCCGGTCAGCTTCACCACCGCGCGCACGGGCCCCGATTGCTCGACTTCGGCGCGTTCGACGATGCCGGTCCCGTCCTCGCGGTGCGGTGTCCCGGTTTCGTCGTCCGGCCGGTCCTGGACCCGGAGCACGAGTTCGCCGTCCTTCGCGACGATCCGGCCCGCGCGGGAGATCGACGGCACGGCGACCGGTCCGGCCGTCGCGATCTTCACTTCGATCGTTCCGTCGGACAGGACGATCTCGCGGGGTGACCGGTGTACCGCAACCGGTTCCGGTGGTGTCGCGGGCGTTCCCGGGCCGAGCCGGAAGGCTTCCGCCGCCGACGTCACGGCGTGGCCGCTCCACTTCACCGAGCCGTCCGGCCAGTACGCCAGTGGCCAGGACTGCAGGGGAACCGGGACGCCGTCGGCGGTGTGCAGGGCCAGCGGGGTGGTCCTGGCCAGCGTTCCCCGTGGCCACGGCACGCCGAAGGTGCAGTCCGCGGGAGCCGCCGGCTTGCCGTCGAGCCAGTGCAGCGGGACGTCCGGATCGGCGGCCCGCGCGGTGGCCGGGCGGGCGACGGCCGTGGCGGCCAGCGCGGAGACGCCGCCGAGGAAGCCGCGCCGGGTGAGCGGGAACTGCGGGGACATCTTCGGCCTCCGGTCAGCTCGCGACCGCTGTGGTCGAGCCGATTCAAGCCACGCGCGTCCGGGGTTGTCAACCTCCGGAACCCGATCAGTCCAATACCTGAGTAAGCGCTTTCTCCGAAAACCGGCGGTGCTCGGATCCGGCGTCGCGTGCTAGCGTGGGAGCGCTCCCAGATCGAACTGTCCTGTCGAGCTGCACTCCAGGAGGTCGGTATGAAGTGGCGTTTTCTCCGCGCGGCCGTGGCCGGCCTGCTGCTGGCCGCCTGCGCTGTCGTGGCTCCCGCCCCGGCAGGCGCGGCCGAGCCCACGCGGGTCATGGCGCTGGGTGACTCCATCACGGGGTCGCCCGGGTGCTGGCGGGCGCTGCTGTGGCGGCACCTCCAGGAGACCGGGCACACCGACGTCGACTTCGTCGGCACGCTGCCGCCCCAGGGCTGCGGGTTCACCTACGACGGCGAGAACGAAGGCCACGGCGGCTTCCTCGCCACCGGCATCGCCCGCGACAACCAGCTGCCCGGCTGGCTGTCTTCGACGCACCCGGACGTCGTCCTGATGCACCTGGGCACCAACGACGTGTGGAACGGCATCGCCGCGAGCACGATCCTCGACGCCTTCACCACGCTGCTCGGCCAGATGCGGGCGAGCAACCCGGCGACCAAGCTGATCGTCGCGAAGATCATCCCGATGAACCCGTCGAACTGCGCGGCCTGCGCCCAGCGCGTGGTCGACCTGAACGCCGCCATCCCGGGCTGGGCCGCCGCGCACAGCACGGCCGCGTCGCCGATCACCGTGGTCGACCAGTGGACCGGGTTCGACACCGCGGCGGACACGACCGACGGCGTCCACCCCAACGGCACCACCGGCATCGCGAAGATGGAAAGCAAGTGGTACCCCGCGCTGGTCGCGGCGCTGAGCCCGGGCACGCCGGCCGCCACCGGGCTGCACGTCGACGGCACCCGCGTCCTGGAGGCGAACGGCGCCGCGTTCGTGATGCGCGGGGTCAACCACCCGTACGCCTGGTACACCAGCCAGAACAGCGCGTTCGCGAACATCAAGTCGTTCGGAGCCAACACCGTCCGAGTCGTGCTCGGCAGCGGCAAGCGGTGGGGCCCGACCTCGGCGGCCGAGGTCACGAACATCATCGCGCTGTGCAAGCAGTCCCGGCTGATCTGCGTCCTGGAAGTGCACGACACCACCGGGTACGGCGAGGAAAGTGCGGCGGCGAGCCTGGACCAGGCGGCGGACTACTGGATCGGCATCGCGAACGCGTTGAAGGGCCAGGAAAACTACGTCGTCATCAACCTCGGCAACGAGCCGTTCGGCAACAACCAGCAGGTCAGCGCCACCTGGGCGAGCGCGACTTCGAGCGCCATCACCCGGCTCCGCGGTGCCGGGTTGCAGCACCTGATCATGGCCGACGCGCCGATGTGGGGCCAGGACTGGCAGAACATCATGCGGGACAACGCCGCTTCGGTGCTCAGCGCCGATCCGCAGCACAACACGGTGTTCTCGATCCACATGTACGGCGTCTACGACACCGCGGCCGAGATCACCGCCTACTTCGACGCGTTCCGCACCGCCGGGCTGCCGCTGGTGGTCGGCGAATTCGGCAACAGGCACAGCGACGGGGACCCGGACGAGGACACGATCATGGCCCAGGCGCAGGCTCGCGGCCTCGGCTACCTCGGCTGGTCGTGGAGCGGCAACGGCAGCGACGTCGCCTACCTCGACATGACCAACGGCTTCGACCCGGCGAGCCTGACCGCGTGGGGCGAGCGCTTCCTCAACGGGACCGACGGCGTCCGGCAGACATCGAAGGAAGCGACGATCTACGGTTGGGGCACCGCGGACACGCAGGCGCCGACGACGCCGGGCACCCCGGCCGTCTCGGGCGTGACGTCTTCGGGTGTCACGCTGAGCTGGACGGCCTCGACGGACAACGTCGGCGTCACCGGCTACGACGTCTTGCGCGCGCCCGGTGCGTCCGGTGGCACCTTCGCGGTGGTCGGTTCGAGCGGGACGACGACGTTCACCGACAGCGGCCTGGCCGCCTCGAGCACGTACCGCTACCAGGTGCGGGCCAAGGACGCCGCGGGCAACACTTCGGCCGCGTCCGGGGCCGCGACGGCGACGACCGCCGCGGGCGGGGGCACCGGCGCGTGCAAGGTCGCCTACTCGGCACCCGGCTGGGGCGGCGGTAACGGGTTCACCGCTTCGGTGACCATCACCAACACCGGCACGAGCACGGTCACCGGCTGGACGCTGGCCTTCACCTTCACCGCGGGCCAGAAGGTGACGCTGCCCGGCTGGGGCGCGACGTTCACGCAGTCCGGTGGCGCGGTGACCGCGACGAACCTGGACTGGAACGGCACCCTGGCGCCGAACGCCTCGACCGGCATCGGCTTCAACGGCACCTACAGCGGGACCAACCCCGCGCCGGTGTCCTTCGCCTTGAACGGGAGCACTTGCACGATCGGCTGATCGAGTCTACTTCGGACTTCGGACGGAGAAGGTCATGTCCTTGCGCACATCCGCATTCGGCCGGCTGCTGGCCGTGGGCTTGCTGGCGGCCGGCCTCACCCCGGCCCCCGCGGTGGCGGCGGCTGCACCGCAGACCGACCGGCTGAACCGCGGGGTGATCAGCGTCCACACCGCCGCGGGCAACCGGGTCGGCTGGCGGCTGCTCGCCGCCGACCCGGCCGGGGTGGCGTTCGCCGTCTACCGCGACGGCACCCGCGTGACCACGACCCCCGCCGGCGGGCCGACCGGCTACCTGGACGCCGGTGCGCCCGCCGGCGCGAAGTACACCGTGCACGCGGTGGTCGGCGGGGTCGAGCAAGCATCGGCGTTCGCCGCAGAGGAGTCGCTGACGCTCGACAGCACGGCCGCGGCGAGCACCCGCGACGTGCCGATCCAGGTCCCGGCCGGCGGCACGACGCCGTCGGGCGAGAGCTACACCTACAGCGCGAACGACGCGAGCGTCGGCGACCTCGACGGCGACGGGCAGTACGAGTTCGTCGTGAAGTGGGATCCCAGCAACGCCAAGGACAATTCGCAGTCCGGCTACACCGGCAACGTCTACGTCGACGCCTACCGGCTGGACGGCACGCGCCTGTGGCGGATCGACCTGGGCCGCAACATCCGCGCGGGCGCGCACTACACGCAGTTCCAGGTCTTCGACTACGACGGCGACGGCAAGGCCGAAGTCGCGATGAAGACGGCGGACGGCACGCGCTCGGGCACCGGCCAGGTCATCGGCAACGCGAGCGCGGACTACCGCAATTCCAGCGGCTATGTTCTTTCGGGTCCGGAGTTCCTGACGGTGTTCAACGGCCAGACGGGCGCGGCGGCGGCCACGGTGAACTACGACCCGCCGCGCGGCACGGTGTCGTCGTGGGGCGACAGCTACGGCAACCGCGTCGACCGGTTCCTGGCGGGCACGGCGTACCTGGACGGCTCGCACCCGAGCCTGATCATGAGCCGCGGCTACTACACGCGCACGGTGATCGCGGCCTGGGACTTCCGCGGTGGCGCGCTGACCGAGCGCTGGAAGTTCGACTCGAACACGGCCGGCTCGCAGTACACCGGCCAGGGCAACCACCAGCTGGCGATCGCCGACGTCGACGCGGACGGGCGCGACGAGATCGTCTTCGGCGCGATGGCGATCGACGACACCGGCGGTCCACTGTGGAACACCCGCCTCGGCCACGGCGACGCGATGCACGTCGGCGACCTGATCCCGGGCCGGCCGGGTCTGGAAGAGTTCAAAGTGGACGAAGACACGTCGAAGCCGGGCGCGTGGATGGCCGACGCGAAGACCGGGCAGATCCTGTGGCAGCTCCCGTGCGGCTGCGACAACGGCCGCGGCGTGTCGGACGACATCTGGGCGGGCAGCCCGGGCGCCGAGTCCTGGTCGTCCGGCGTGGCGGGGCTGCTGAACACGAGCGGCCAGAACATCGGGCGCAAGCCGTCGTCGACCAACTTCGTCATCTGGTGGGACGGTGACGCCCAGCGCGAACTGCTGGACGGCACCCACATCGACAAGTACGGCACGAGCGCGGACACGCGCCTGCTGACGGCGTCCGGCGTGCATGCGAACAACGGCACGAAGAACACACCGGCGTTGCAGGCGGATCTGTTCGGGGACTGGCGGGAGGAGGTCGTCTGGGCGACTTCGGACAACCGGGCGTTGCGGATTTATTCGACCACGGATCCGACGAGCATTTCGCGGGTGTCGTTGATGCAGGACCGGCAGTACCGGGAGGCGGTGGCTTGGCAGAACACCGC is a genomic window of Amycolatopsis lexingtonensis containing:
- a CDS encoding GDSL-type esterase/lipase family protein; protein product: MKVLAPLLAAALALGASPAAAAPHWTVCPGSCSFDVPPGDYEIDALLADGTGIDVEARRIALAPGPAGRRSVTVEVRTPEAMPSGEEGPGTAGLQVRLTGSAPRPARIAVTPRPRAPRVFVLSDSTAADWANPPKNGWAQALPAFFRAGPSVRNYAQSGAGTVSYLADPRYFPRVRPMIRPGDTALIQLAHNDKQTTEADYRANLATLVDGVRRQGGAAVLVTPPVRHRFGADGKLTPLGLVVNNLGVDLPAVMRDVARQEGIPLLDLTARSQALLESLGEAGSWPLYLTLAHDGVDDATHLSRYGAERFAALVAGAVADARLPLARFLRPGRH
- a CDS encoding rhamnogalacturonan lyase encodes the protein MSLRTSAFGRLLAVGLLAAGLTPAPAVAAAAPQTDRLNRGVISVHTAAGNRVGWRLLAADPAGVAFAVYRDGTRVTTTPAGGPTGYLDAGAPAGAKYTVHAVVGGVEQASAFAAEESLTLDSTAAASTRDVPIQVPAGGTTPSGESYTYSANDASVGDLDGDGQYEFVVKWDPSNAKDNSQSGYTGNVYVDAYRLDGTRLWRIDLGRNIRAGAHYTQFQVFDYDGDGKAEVAMKTADGTRSGTGQVIGNASADYRNSSGYVLSGPEFLTVFNGQTGAAAATVNYDPPRGTVSSWGDSYGNRVDRFLAGTAYLDGSHPSLIMSRGYYTRTVIAAWDFRGGALTERWKFDSNTAGSQYTGQGNHQLAIADVDADGRDEIVFGAMAIDDTGGPLWNTRLGHGDAMHVGDLIPGRPGLEEFKVDEDTSKPGAWMADAKTGQILWQLPCGCDNGRGVSDDIWAGSPGAESWSSGVAGLLNTSGQNIGRKPSSTNFVIWWDGDAQRELLDGTHIDKYGTSADTRLLTASGVHANNGTKNTPALQADLFGDWREEVVWATSDNRALRIYSTTDPTSISRVSLMQDRQYREAVAWQNTAYNQPPHPKVNPA
- a CDS encoding cellulase family glycosylhydrolase, yielding MKWRFLRAAVAGLLLAACAVVAPAPAGAAEPTRVMALGDSITGSPGCWRALLWRHLQETGHTDVDFVGTLPPQGCGFTYDGENEGHGGFLATGIARDNQLPGWLSSTHPDVVLMHLGTNDVWNGIAASTILDAFTTLLGQMRASNPATKLIVAKIIPMNPSNCAACAQRVVDLNAAIPGWAAAHSTAASPITVVDQWTGFDTAADTTDGVHPNGTTGIAKMESKWYPALVAALSPGTPAATGLHVDGTRVLEANGAAFVMRGVNHPYAWYTSQNSAFANIKSFGANTVRVVLGSGKRWGPTSAAEVTNIIALCKQSRLICVLEVHDTTGYGEESAAASLDQAADYWIGIANALKGQENYVVINLGNEPFGNNQQVSATWASATSSAITRLRGAGLQHLIMADAPMWGQDWQNIMRDNAASVLSADPQHNTVFSIHMYGVYDTAAEITAYFDAFRTAGLPLVVGEFGNRHSDGDPDEDTIMAQAQARGLGYLGWSWSGNGSDVAYLDMTNGFDPASLTAWGERFLNGTDGVRQTSKEATIYGWGTADTQAPTTPGTPAVSGVTSSGVTLSWTASTDNVGVTGYDVLRAPGASGGTFAVVGSSGTTTFTDSGLAASSTYRYQVRAKDAAGNTSAASGAATATTAAGGGTGACKVAYSAPGWGGGNGFTASVTITNTGTSTVTGWTLAFTFTAGQKVTLPGWGATFTQSGGAVTATNLDWNGTLAPNASTGIGFNGTYSGTNPAPVSFALNGSTCTIG
- a CDS encoding beta-galactosidase — its product is MRRLLTLFLVLATAAGLSTAPAATAAPKHRITFDKYSMLLDGRREFVWSGEFHPFRLPSPDLWRDVLQKMKATGYTAVSIYFDWNYHSPAPGVYDFTGVRDMDKVLDLAREAGLHVIARPGPYINAEVTGGGFPGWLTTQAGTARSDAPDYLAAADEWLTAIDRVIARHQYVDGRGPVILYQIENELAATGESQRNYIAHLYDKVRADGITVPIFHNDKGRNGIWVPPDSGVPGTLPGKVDLYAWDTYPGGTCRPDATPGSPNTAPDWGLYGPGGAKGGASASPNTPGFTAEFGGGWFDYWGSNGTYPCTAVRQGPGYERVFYGTNIANGLTVQNFYMTFGGTSWGWLPAPVVYSSYDYGAAIDEARQLRPKASTMKELGYFLQAVPPITKQDKAAAVTPSSAAVKVYHNVNPDTLTHFYVPMHNPSKNTTDDVFTFPLSTPDGSYTVPQAGTLRVRGQDAKQLVANFELAGQHLVYSTSEIMTATGGTALLHGRPGEDGETTLRYAQEPKVEVLAGDVTSTWDAARGDLRLNYVHNGLARVRVSGAGRPPVTLLLADDATADTFWRQGPALVRGPALLRTARLDGNVLALTGDTAQAGDLEVWGPGTRVSWNGRPVPARRTSSSSLLATAQLPGPDAVKLPALTGWKQAPGSPEAAAAYDDTAWTTVDKPALTADDYGFHTGDVWYRGHFGGAVPESLSLGYGGGGAGMLQAWLDGRYLGQHVLPSALAAPPTTGTATFTVPADLRGDGDHVLSVMVRNNGHNEDGGVNDAHKEGRGLISASLAGVAWKIRGGVPDPVRGPLNNGGLDGELAGWTLPRHSDAGWAAGQVPAATAAPGTTWYRTDFTLAVPKGHDASLGLTIGDPAVPRSGGRYRALIFLNGWNLGQYVADVSPQHTFVLPTGVLDPHGRNTLALAVTSDGGPGNGLENVALTDLGTVRGGVPVRVQAPGPE